One genomic region from Rosa rugosa chromosome 1, drRosRugo1.1, whole genome shotgun sequence encodes:
- the LOC133715033 gene encoding serine/threonine-protein phosphatase 7 isoform X2 — protein sequence MSCNCDIEIAALLPPESESESESDPSHCNPPLPTSQHQEQSLSPNQVPEVAEPAILGSSPPEVDFPIEWPPDGKLSLDWVQNLMSVFDWSSRNLTPTQFPEVLPVRVFDSLVLCASKILHKEPNCVKIDDCGPDSTVVVVGDVHGQLHDVLFLLKDAGYPSENRVFVFNGDYVDRGAWGLETFLILLAWKVLMPKSVYLLRGNHESKYCTSVYGFEKEVLVKYRDDDGKDRVGKHVYRKCLGCFEGLPLASIINGHVYTAHGGLFRSIAVTPAKRGKGKKNRKIVLNSNSETSTLVLGSLDELSKARRSVLDPPWEGLNLIPGDVLWSDPSMKPGLAPNKVRGIGLIWGPDCTEDFLKKFQLKLIIRSHEGPDAREKRPGLGGMDQGYTIDHIVESGKLITLFSAPDYPQFQTDFSHKSHQSGLSCGFSDVVRVPFSQSVK from the exons ATGTCATGCAACTGCGATATCGAAATTGCAGCTCTTCTTCCGCCTGAATCTGAATCTGAATCTGAATCTGACCCATCTCACTGTAATCCTCCGCTACCCACATCCCAACATCAAGAACAATCTTTATCTCCAAACCAAGTCCCGGAAGTTGCAGAGCCAGCGATCCTGGGATCATCGCCGCCGGAGGTAGACTTCCCAATCGAATGGCCCCCCGACGGGAAGCTCAGCCTGGACTGGGTCCAGAACCTCATGTCCGTCTTCGATTGGTCTTCAAGAAATCTAACACCAACCCAATTCCCGGAGGTTCTTCCCGTCCGGGTTTTCGATTCCTTGGTTCTTTGCGCCTCCAAGATTCTCCACAAAGAACCCAATTGCGTCAAGATCGACGACTGCGGCCCTGACTCCACCGTCGTCGTCGTCGGAGACGTCCACGGCCAGTTGCACGAcgttctttttcttctcaagGATGCTGGGTACCCTTCGGAGAATCGAGTCTTCGTCTTCAATGGGGATTATGTTGACAGAGGAGCTTGGGGTCTTGAGACTTTCTTGATTTTACTGGCTTGGAAAGTGTTGATGCCGAAAAGCGTGTATCTTTTGAGAGGTAACCATGAATCCAAGTACTGTACTTCTGTTTATGGGTTTGAGAAGGAAGTGCTAGTCAAGTATAGAGATGACGATGGTAAAGATAGAGTAGGTAAACATGTGTATAGAAAATGCCTGGGATGCTTTGAAGGGCTTCCTCTTGCGTCCATTATAAATGGCCATGTATATACTGCTCATGGGGGCCTGTTTAGGAGCATTGCAGTGACACCAGCTAAGAGGGGAAAGGGAAAGAAGAATCGaaagattgttttgaattcgAATTCGGAGACTAGTACTTTGGTTCTGGGGTCTTTAGATGAGTTGTCTAAGGCTCGGAGATCCGTTCTTGATCCTCCCTGGGAAGGTTTGAACTTGATCCCGGGTGATGTGCTGTGGTCCGATCCCTCCATGAAACCTGGTCTTGCTCCCAATAAAGTCAGAGGCATTGGTCTGATTTGGGGTCCTGATTGCACTGAGGACTTTCTTAAGAAATTTCAGCTCAAG TTGATTATCAGATCGCATGAAGGACCTGATGCGCGTGAAAAGAGGCCAGGTCTTGGAGGCATGGATCAAGGGTACACCATAGATCACATCGTGGAGTCAGGGAAGCTCATTACTTTATTTAGTGCTCCAGATTACCCACAATTTCAG ACGGATTTCAGTCATAAGTCTCACCAATCTGGTTTGAGCTGTGGTTTCTCTGATGTTGTAAGAGTACCCTTTTCACAGTCTGTAAAATGA
- the LOC133715033 gene encoding serine/threonine-protein phosphatase 7 isoform X1, which translates to MSCNCDIEIAALLPPESESESESDPSHCNPPLPTSQHQEQSLSPNQVPEVAEPAILGSSPPEVDFPIEWPPDGKLSLDWVQNLMSVFDWSSRNLTPTQFPEVLPVRVFDSLVLCASKILHKEPNCVKIDDCGPDSTVVVVGDVHGQLHDVLFLLKDAGYPSENRVFVFNGDYVDRGAWGLETFLILLAWKVLMPKSVYLLRGNHESKYCTSVYGFEKEVLVKYRDDDGKDRVGKHVYRKCLGCFEGLPLASIINGHVYTAHGGLFRSIAVTPAKRGKGKKNRKIVLNSNSETSTLVLGSLDELSKARRSVLDPPWEGLNLIPGDVLWSDPSMKPGLAPNKVRGIGLIWGPDCTEDFLKKFQLKLIIRSHEGPDAREKRPGLGGMDQGYTIDHIVESGKLITLFSAPDYPQFQGTEERYRNKGAYIVLEPPNFDHPVFHSFEAITPRPQVKAYYDYEEAIDSDEELDMASMATSP; encoded by the exons ATGTCATGCAACTGCGATATCGAAATTGCAGCTCTTCTTCCGCCTGAATCTGAATCTGAATCTGAATCTGACCCATCTCACTGTAATCCTCCGCTACCCACATCCCAACATCAAGAACAATCTTTATCTCCAAACCAAGTCCCGGAAGTTGCAGAGCCAGCGATCCTGGGATCATCGCCGCCGGAGGTAGACTTCCCAATCGAATGGCCCCCCGACGGGAAGCTCAGCCTGGACTGGGTCCAGAACCTCATGTCCGTCTTCGATTGGTCTTCAAGAAATCTAACACCAACCCAATTCCCGGAGGTTCTTCCCGTCCGGGTTTTCGATTCCTTGGTTCTTTGCGCCTCCAAGATTCTCCACAAAGAACCCAATTGCGTCAAGATCGACGACTGCGGCCCTGACTCCACCGTCGTCGTCGTCGGAGACGTCCACGGCCAGTTGCACGAcgttctttttcttctcaagGATGCTGGGTACCCTTCGGAGAATCGAGTCTTCGTCTTCAATGGGGATTATGTTGACAGAGGAGCTTGGGGTCTTGAGACTTTCTTGATTTTACTGGCTTGGAAAGTGTTGATGCCGAAAAGCGTGTATCTTTTGAGAGGTAACCATGAATCCAAGTACTGTACTTCTGTTTATGGGTTTGAGAAGGAAGTGCTAGTCAAGTATAGAGATGACGATGGTAAAGATAGAGTAGGTAAACATGTGTATAGAAAATGCCTGGGATGCTTTGAAGGGCTTCCTCTTGCGTCCATTATAAATGGCCATGTATATACTGCTCATGGGGGCCTGTTTAGGAGCATTGCAGTGACACCAGCTAAGAGGGGAAAGGGAAAGAAGAATCGaaagattgttttgaattcgAATTCGGAGACTAGTACTTTGGTTCTGGGGTCTTTAGATGAGTTGTCTAAGGCTCGGAGATCCGTTCTTGATCCTCCCTGGGAAGGTTTGAACTTGATCCCGGGTGATGTGCTGTGGTCCGATCCCTCCATGAAACCTGGTCTTGCTCCCAATAAAGTCAGAGGCATTGGTCTGATTTGGGGTCCTGATTGCACTGAGGACTTTCTTAAGAAATTTCAGCTCAAG TTGATTATCAGATCGCATGAAGGACCTGATGCGCGTGAAAAGAGGCCAGGTCTTGGAGGCATGGATCAAGGGTACACCATAGATCACATCGTGGAGTCAGGGAAGCTCATTACTTTATTTAGTGCTCCAGATTACCCACAATTTCAG GGTACTGAGGAGAGGTATAGAAATAAAGGGGCTTACATCGTTCTGGAACCCCCTAATTTTGATCATCCTGTATTTCATAGTTTTGAAGCAATTACTCCAAGACCACAG GTAAAAGCATATTATGATTATGAAGAAGCAATTGAT